The segment TTCTTAAGAATAATAAAATACGCTAAAAACAGCTGACAATCAAGAATAATTTTGCCGCCTTCATCCTGAATGCAACACTCTCCAAACGCCTTTTCCGCCATGGCGTTCAGATACTCGTCCACTTCAGTCATGGTGCCGGAAAGACGGGTCAGCGTGCGACGGATCCGCGGATTATACTGCTGCAAATGGGGCAAGAGGTCATGCCTCAGCCGGTTGCGCCGATAGGCCTGGTCGTCGTTGCTGGAATCACGACGAAAGGGCACAGCGTGCTGCTCGGCAAAAGCGCTGATCCAGCGCCGATCGGCGAACAACAACGGACGGATGATGCGATCCCGCCTGCGCGGCATACCGCACAGGCCGGTTACTCCGGCGCCGCGAAGAAAATGGTCCAGCACGGTTTCAGCCTGATCGTCCGCGTTATGGCCAGTGGCCACGCGATCATAGCTCATTTTTTCGGCCAAGTCGAGGAGAAATTGGTAGCGCAGAATTCTGGCGCCGGTCTCCACACTTTGGCCCTGGTCAGCGCTCCAGTTCGCCACATCGGCCCCCCCCGAATGCGCAGTCAGACCCCATTCCGCAGCCATCCGCAGCACAAACTGCTCATCCTCATCAGAATCAGCGCCGCGCAAGTGATGATTGAAATGGGCGACAGCCAGCCTGAACGCCATGGAGTCTGACAACTCGCGCAGCAGAGCGCACAGCACCATCGAGTCCACGCCGCCGGACAGCGCCACCAACACGCTCTGCCCAGGCTGCACCAACGCGTGCGCCTGCAGATAGTTACGGCAAGCGTGCAAAAGATCAATACGACTTTTTTTCATCTGGTTTTCTTGATGTCGGCCGATTCACAGGGATGAATCGAGCGAAAAAATCAATACCCGTATCCTATAAAGGCATTCAATTGGATTGCGGATACCGGCTGGATTTGCTTGTTGAGAACAGGTTGATTCTTGAGAAAGAATCAGTAGATAAATTATCGCCGTTTCATGAAACACAAACTTTAACCTATCTGAGATAGGCCAAGGTGTCAGTCGGCTTGCTGATCAACTTTAATATCGAGCTGTTAAACGAAGAGATCAGAAGATTCGTTCTGTAATATCTTTGTAAACTTGTTACTCGTGGTTTTAACAGCTTGCCCACCCAAGCGGATCGTCATCCGCTGTCTGTCCGGCGCTGCGCGCCTTCCATCCAGCGGCTGCAGCGGACGGGCTTGCGCTCGAGCAGGCTCCCGCTCCAGCCCGCAGATGATCCGCCGGCCCGTTAACCGAATAAAGATAGCCCGCCGACAGTTAAAATGCAACAGGAATGTAGCCGTCGCT is part of the bacterium genome and harbors:
- the tilS gene encoding tRNA lysidine(34) synthetase TilS; amino-acid sequence: MKKSRIDLLHACRNYLQAHALVQPGQSVLVALSGGVDSMVLCALLRELSDSMAFRLAVAHFNHHLRGADSDEDEQFVLRMAAEWGLTAHSGGADVANWSADQGQSVETGARILRYQFLLDLAEKMSYDRVATGHNADDQAETVLDHFLRGAGVTGLCGMPRRRDRIIRPLLFADRRWISAFAEQHAVPFRRDSSNDDQAYRRNRLRHDLLPHLQQYNPRIRRTLTRLSGTMTEVDEYLNAMAEKAFGECCIQDEGGKIILDCQLFLAYFIILKKYLLRLCLSKLVDDEPFFDHALYDRALSILSGTGGQAYAVLGSRVFIEKVGKLLIIGRRPPPCAEVRIDRLQGTFPLWDGRRLRIFMANETLSTIRRNQDKKRAWVDGDKLTLPLTLRPMRDADRFRPLHLAGSKSLSDFFIDEKVPRHLRRRIPILWSGDQVVWVCGQRLDDRFKVTAETTRIYELRLAEQCESEIGI
- a CDS encoding GxxExxY protein codes for the protein MNRAKKSIPVSYKGIQLDCGYRLDLLVENRLILEKESVDKLSPFHETQTLTYLR